A window of Pleuronectes platessa chromosome 20, fPlePla1.1, whole genome shotgun sequence genomic DNA:
ctactcctcaaaacaaacccctcccctgtccccctttgtacatatttgaaatgatctaatgatgtgttgtaaatatgttaaactttttgaataaaaataactagtatagtaacatctacctctgtctttctgaatatacacacaggattcattgatcaattaacacagtgttggagtgaaacaaatcagtgtgattcatttagtttgctactattcatatgaacacagcagagcatagacaaacaatgtttctgaacttttttacatttggtcaaatctatgtattaattatgacaacaatacaataataatactatcatctcatctgagggcccacccatcacactgaccacgcccatctgacacgcacacacactcacgtacacacacacatgcacacaaacacacacacacacacacacacacacacacacacacatacacgtacacacacacgcatacacacacacgcacgcacacacacacacacacacacaagtcattatcatttatatatttactgtacacatttatttcaatttattcatggttgaggtcaatatcagatcagaagacatgttcatggccctgaagtcaatttaaaatgacatgtagcatgttagagttataaataacttgtccatgtgtaaaacaatagtttaattaaaaaaaaaaaaaatcacaataattattttggggggctgaagcacattttagggggaCTTCAGGCttcttgaaaaagaaaaactgcattTTTAATGCTTGTTTATTGCGGGGTCATATGAACTTATTTCCACTTAAAAAACTAATTAACATGTCAGTCACTTGCACCAGTGCATGTTTGGTGTATAAAATACCTTTGGGAGAGGAATAAAACTACAAATTGGACCTTGCAGAATCATTTCCACTGAGCACTTGACTCTTATCGATAGCAGTGGTTTGgtacagaataaataaaatcacgTGCTTTACTAAAAGACCATCATGGACTCTCAGAATCACGCAGTTTGGCAGATAAACGCAACAACatcaaaagataaaataataacGCGGGGCTTTGTCGCCATCAAGCGGCAGAAGTGGCGAAGTGCAGCTACGCGTCTACGTCAATAAGCACGCACGACGTCATGACGCGCACAGTCGACGTATTCTGAATTTGCGCGGGTTCAGTGTTGCTATGGTCGTGTGTCCGGAAATCATCGATAAAAGGTAAATAAAGGaattattcttatatatttgaaTCCAGTTATGATCTGAAGACACAAAATGGCTGCTAACGACACACGGAGCGGCTCCAACACCCGCTTGTAACACTTTACACTCCGCGGCTGCCATGTTTGTTTTGGTCCGTTAAAGTAACTTGACAGATGAgttcataaaataaaagttaacgAGACTTTCCTCCGTCGCAGATTCTCTGGAAAGCTTCACCTCGGAAACTGAAGTCATGTCCAAGAGAGACGCGTTTCTAGAGGCTGCGTGTGAGGAGCGTGTGGAGCAGTTCCTCCATTTCATCCAGTTACACGTGAGTACGTTTATATAAAGTGAGAATAACACACGAAGAAAGGTCCTGAAGTAGCTCAGGCTGAATTCAGTAAGTAGGTGAGAAGATGGTGAATAGATATTTAAACGTACTACTACAAAAACTACTACACATTTTGAATGCAGGTTTGTTAGAGCAGCAGTTATCAGAGACATGATATTATATAACACAAATaagaaatcaaatgaaaacagaatgtGCACATGATGATATGCACCTCTCACTATCTAGTTCTGTTAGTATAGAAATGTACTTCAGTAAAGTGCAGTGTCACAGGATGAGTGTACATTTAGTAATAGtatttatgtatatgtatttcTTTACAATCTGCCTTTTCCTGCCAAGCAGCACAAACTGTACCTGGAACACTTATCCCACATGGAATTAAGGAACATCATAACTTTCAACTCATATTTCCATTTCTGTAAAATGATATTTACTGAATCCTCAAATGTGTCGTCATTTGAAATAGTCTTGTTATTGTTAATCAAATTcccttctctgtctccttttAATTGTCTAAATTTTACCAATTTTGCCGGGAAATAATATGTAAacatatatttgtaaatgggtTTAGTTaatgttataaatatataatgataAAACAAATTGTAAACTGTAGTACTTGTTAAATATAGCAATTTGATGTCTAAAATCAAATGTCTcaaagtgtgagagtgtgtgatatTATTCTGACAGTTTCTGCAAATATTGTTGTTactatgtttttgttgttgtcattgtttAAAGAAGtttatgaaataataatgaaaaataggACACATGCTTCCATAGGATAAGTTATGTGTCAATCATCTCTTCTGCATTAGTGTGACTCCTGAGTCTGAATACAGAGGGATTTTGTAGCTGATATCTGAGCTCTGTGTCTGAACTTGTTTTTGCCCTCCACCTTTGAGCAGAAGGACAAAGCAGAGCCCTTCgatgtggaggaggtggtgcagGAGATGTCCAGAGACCAGAGGGAGGCTCTGTGGGGAAGACTGGATTCGCTCCTTCAACGCTTCCTGCAGGAGTTACCTCCCGAGCGCTGGGAGGAGGCcagggaggaggatggaggagatgtGGAGTTAACTCTAGACCCTGTGAGTTCACCTGATATATAGAACAAGCTTTACTATCTTATCTCTTAGGTTTATTTTGTTGccatatataattttttttcatatatacaGAGCAGGAGTGTGCAAAGAACCattcatttttagattttttaatgaatttttaaGCCATGGGATTTGGCATGTACCAACATGCTGTTCCCACCAGTTGCACAGTATTGTTTGCATTTGAACATCTCTCAGTTTTTCTCTTCCTTCAGAAACATGTcatggctgtagtggatggtgTCGCTCGGGTGGCTTCAGCGTCTCTAATGGTTTTACAAGATGGTGACACCTACCAGGCTCTTCTGAAAGTTGCTCACAGACTTCACAGTGGGTGTTTTTGCCAATTTTTTCTCCCACTGctcttcatttcaaaacaaCAGATATATTCTTATTCTTGTTTTGTAGGAAACTAgtttctgatctctctctgccccccccccccccccccagctgttcTGGCGTCCCTGCCCGTGTCCGAGGCTCCTTTGCAGCTCCATATCCACACCCTCTGCGAGGCTTGGTGGAAGAAGgggctgaaagagagagaacagtttGGCCGCACCGCTTTTCTCATCTCTCTGCAGAAAAGTCTCATTGTGAAGAAACCGGTCAGTGTGTGACTCTTCATCATTATGGCCTCAGCGTCCTGCCACAAGCATCTGTTCAGCGCTGAAAGCACTTTAGTTCGATTATGGGCCTGACATCCTTCTCGTATAACACTTTCTCATCTTGCATCTGTTGTCAGGGTGTTGAGATCCAACGACTCTGGGGTCTCCACGATGTGCTTCTGAGTCTGGACTACACATCGGAAGACAACAAGCAAATCGTCGACTTGTTGCTTCAGTTTTTTCACCGTCCTGTTTACATGAGAAATGACGACGTGAGTAGAGGGAAGTCTAGCcgtcgtgtgtttgtgttcgtgtgactcattttgttttccttcttattGTTGCAGCCTTTTCTATGAGCTGTCAacctgatgatgtgtgtgttgtcacagGGGAAGCGGTTCCTGGTGTTTCTTTTCAGCTGGAACGTGGACTTCATCTGGGTTATTCATGGCACCATCAAAAACCAGCTGGAGTTTTATAGCAAGTAAGAAGCCGACTTAACTCCCCTTGACACACGCACATTTTCCCTTCATCTCACCCGACTATTAACTTGTTTTGTTCAGAACCGTGACGACTCACATCACGGAGATCTACTTCAGAGCGTGGAAGAAGGCTAGTGGCGACTTGCTGGAGCAGATTGAGATCTCGTGCATTCAGGATTTCATGCAGTGTGCCATCCTCCTTCACAGAACCTCTCCTGTCCATGCCAAAGTCCGACAGGTACATTTGTCTCCCAGCTGTATTCTTTTTCTGGTGTTGCCATGATGTTCACTGTCTAATCTCTGAACTCCCTGCTCTTGTTTGCAGATTGTGAGCTACTTCAACACAAGGAAGGGCTGCAACAAAGTGGACACGATGCTCCACAATCTCTACAAGCCTATCCTCTGGAAATCTTTAAATGTACGCACACAGACTTTCAAATGCATTTGTgccatttattttattctcgTCTCACATGCTTCTGTTTGATTTGTTCAGGCTCCGAACTTTGAGGTACGTGCAAACGCCACTCTGCTTTTCACCGAGGCCTTCCCAGTGCACAACCCCGATAAGACCAATGAGCACATAGATGACACCATTCAAAGGCAGTTGGACACAATAATGGTGAGAACTATTTTCCCACTTTGACCACTTTTTATGTCATGATTTGGAGGAAGTAAAACCTCCACCTGCTGTCTGTCGTCCTCAGGCCCTCCTCGAAGACCCTCACCCCACCGTGCGCACAAACGCCACCCTGGGAGTCTGTAAGATCCTGGCTAAGTGCTGGGAGCTATTCCCTCCCACGATTATCACCGACTTCCTAAAGAAGCTGGTGAACGAGATGTCAGTGGACGCCAGTTCCCCCGATGTCCGTTGTTCAGTCTTCAAGGTAGGAAATTAAGTTGCATGTTTTCCTCAAGTTAACTGTGACAATGAAATCCTATCCAAGATCTAAGATGAGGACATTTAAACaaactaaagtgttttgtgaggccaaatgaaatgagattattgttttgatttattgttgCACGGCTGTTGTTATTGGCAGTAAACTGGATATTGAGTTGCTTGTGGTTTGTGCGATGCTTTCCCAAGTGTCTGACCATCGTCCTGGACAATGGTCTCAGCCATCCGCTGCTGGAAAAACTCCTGCCCACTCTCAAGTACAGCCTTCACGACAGCTCGGAGAAAGTCCGCACCGCGTTCCTCGACATGCTGCTCAAGGTCAAGGCAGTGCGAGCGGCCAAGGTACAGCATGTGTTGGGTTTGTTTTTGCTTAACGGCGGAAGCCACTATTGTTCTTTCACTGTGAAATTAAACCTgcatttttgttcttttctgcTCATAACTCCTGAAGCTGTTTGTCTCTCACTCTCCAGTTCTGGGACGTGAGCAGCATGGACCACCTGCTGGCCCGTCTGGCCATCGATTCTCAGTCGGTCTCCAAGCGAATCGTCGATCTGCTCTTTAAGTCCTTCTTCCCCGTCAACGAGACGGACCGGGAGTGGTGCTGTCGGTGTGTCACCCTCATCCAGATGAACCCCATGGCTGCCAGGAAGTTCTACCAGCACACTTACAGACACACTGCCCCTACTAACATAAGTAAGTGCTGTGTAGGTCAATGAGACGCAGTTTGTTTTTTGCACATACAGAATACAGTTTGTCCAATGTGATTTCTAGCCCTCGTCTATAATCTAAACAcctttgctcttcttcttctccagtaAAGATGATGTTGGCTATTCGCCGTGTGCTGAACAACTGTATCCAGACAGACTTTGACGTGACTGAGATTGACGAGAGCATCAGGGAGAACAGCCCAGTAAGAGAAGCTGATTgtaacagagaaaaaaagaaatgcttcAGCCCCATAAATTAAACTTGGTATTTAGAGCTGATTACCAAGTtatgataattataataatgaagttGCCAAGGAGCGTGTTTTTACTGTAGTTTCATGTAGGGATTCAAATGAAAATTGAAATAGGTAATtcattttcaaattgttttctCAATTAATCCtgaaattagttttatttaaccCATCCAACACGCCAAGACCAAAGTATGTTCAATTAACATTTCTATCAAAAAGAGA
This region includes:
- the ncapg2 gene encoding condensin-2 complex subunit G2 isoform X2, with protein sequence MSKRDAFLEAACEERVEQFLHFIQLHKDKAEPFDVEEVVQEMSRDQREALWGRLDSLLQRFLQELPPERWEEAREEDGGDVELTLDPKHVMAVVDGVARVASASLMVLQDGDTYQALLKVAHRLHTVLASLPVSEAPLQLHIHTLCEAWWKKGLKEREQFGRTAFLISLQKSLIVKKPGVEIQRLWGLHDVLLSLDYTSEDNKQIVDLLLQFFHRPVYMRNDDGKRFLVFLFSWNVDFIWVIHGTIKNQLEFYSKTVTTHITEIYFRAWKKASGDLLEQIEISCIQDFMQCAILLHRTSPVHAKVRQIVSYFNTRKGCNKVDTMLHNLYKPILWKSLNAPNFEVRANATLLFTEAFPVHNPDKTNEHIDDTIQRQLDTIMALLEDPHPTVRTNATLGVCKILAKCWELFPPTIITDFLKKLVNEMSVDASSPDVRCSVFKCLTIVLDNGLSHPLLEKLLPTLKYSLHDSSEKVRTAFLDMLLKVKAVRAAKFWDVSSMDHLLARLAIDSQSVSKRIVDLLFKSFFPVNETDREWCCRCVTLIQMNPMAARKFYQHTYRHTAPTNIIKMMLAIRRVLNNCIQTDFDVTEIDESIRENSPAAPVVLGKDMAVVSGLLEVVVILWRSIEKALKQNKEAQQYTVAKFGNVMSKYFQTFEDERCIVPLIQLASFMPPAAVPTFSCSVLSRLKKLEPGAGPAQYSQLLDCMCSWGQARDILELISEWLTEALPKQKEKANASRKVRIQETVEAKPELALVYLEYLFSHTSTRQEVMSLGQKPLNQLLTVLGNWKSVLHTHLSSPADDQPRPSLETALKAFLLHGRLGAHLQHNASEGRDYLLSLQHTAAWVVKRVLPFLTNSTNNDEEDTEKSQPLAAEITESFLAVCRDVLLVGLGDEEFKGQILHLCSLVLLSEAGFLCIPAVLPILKEVAASYVPEDNQQDQENQEDPTIVILGVVANVFQKVIELLARRLRKEPEEGKQLCQSAKPGLTDFLQVAQTWDTAPLIGVFSTVFAVIIVEMRHLIQKITNPEEVITPESVEDMPPLSSVLLSVVLKSSAVSRAFLTEVSSSLESEAISSLYELTAVLHVLSVIKHTGQSKAGLKSAATSVQQQLHKHAVTSSDSEDIQGIIFESSVKTLNEILDL
- the ncapg2 gene encoding condensin-2 complex subunit G2 isoform X1 produces the protein MSKRDAFLEAACEERVEQFLHFIQLHKDKAEPFDVEEVVQEMSRDQREALWGRLDSLLQRFLQELPPERWEEAREEDGGDVELTLDPKHVMAVVDGVARVASASLMVLQDGDTYQALLKVAHRLHTVLASLPVSEAPLQLHIHTLCEAWWKKGLKEREQFGRTAFLISLQKSLIVKKPGVEIQRLWGLHDVLLSLDYTSEDNKQIVDLLLQFFHRPVYMRNDDGKRFLVFLFSWNVDFIWVIHGTIKNQLEFYSKTVTTHITEIYFRAWKKASGDLLEQIEISCIQDFMQCAILLHRTSPVHAKVRQIVSYFNTRKGCNKVDTMLHNLYKPILWKSLNAPNFEVRANATLLFTEAFPVHNPDKTNEHIDDTIQRQLDTIMALLEDPHPTVRTNATLGVCKILAKCWELFPPTIITDFLKKLVNEMSVDASSPDVRCSVFKCLTIVLDNGLSHPLLEKLLPTLKYSLHDSSEKVRTAFLDMLLKVKAVRAAKFWDVSSMDHLLARLAIDSQSVSKRIVDLLFKSFFPVNETDREWCCRCVTLIQMNPMAARKFYQHTYRHTAPTNIIKMMLAIRRVLNNCIQTDFDVTEIDESIRENSPQAAPVVLGKDMAVVSGLLEVVVILWRSIEKALKQNKEAQQYTVAKFGNVMSKYFQTFEDERCIVPLIQLASFMPPAAVPTFSCSVLSRLKKLEPGAGPAQYSQLLDCMCSWGQARDILELISEWLTEALPKQKEKANASRKVRIQETVEAKPELALVYLEYLFSHTSTRQEVMSLGQKPLNQLLTVLGNWKSVLHTHLSSPADDQPRPSLETALKAFLLHGRLGAHLQHNASEGRDYLLSLQHTAAWVVKRVLPFLTNSTNNDEEDTEKSQPLAAEITESFLAVCRDVLLVGLGDEEFKGQILHLCSLVLLSEAGFLCIPAVLPILKEVAASYVPEDNQQDQENQEDPTIVILGVVANVFQKVIELLARRLRKEPEEGKQLCQSAKPGLTDFLQVAQTWDTAPLIGVFSTVFAVIIVEMRHLIQKITNPEEVITPESVEDMPPLSSVLLSVVLKSSAVSRAFLTEVSSSLESEAISSLYELTAVLHVLSVIKHTGQSKAGLKSAATSVQQQLHKHAVTSSDSEDIQGIIFESSVKTLNEILDL